The Edaphobacter sp. 12200R-103 genome contains a region encoding:
- a CDS encoding efflux RND transporter periplasmic adaptor subunit → MVRRGLMLGALACVVVLQACRKASDDAPQPLVRVQAERPEVGEISEHVLADATLAPLAQAAISPKITAPVKAFYVQRGSKVKAGQLLAVLENRDLAAQALDNKGQFTAAEASYAMQTQAQVPEDYAKAELDVAQAKAQLHLQQEIAASRKKLFEQGAIAGRDYDTAVAAVAQAQAAYDTASNHLLSLKKVSREATLQLAQGQLASARGKYEAAEAQVAYSEIRSPIAGVVTDRPLFPGETVASGSTLITVMDTSALLAKVHLSQAMVQRLSMGDEAKVLVPGAEEPVAGKVVLISPALDPGSTTVEVWLKVNNRDGSLKAGTPVQISIAGKTIPKAVKVPSSSILTAEDGSKSVMVVTSEGMAHRVHVETGISDGDEVQVTQGLNGSEVVITGGAYGLDEGTKVKIGKPEDEGEEK, encoded by the coding sequence GTGGTTAGGCGTGGGTTGATGCTGGGAGCGTTGGCGTGCGTGGTTGTTCTGCAGGCATGTAGAAAGGCATCGGATGATGCGCCGCAGCCACTGGTCAGGGTACAGGCAGAACGCCCGGAGGTGGGTGAGATCTCTGAACATGTTTTGGCTGACGCCACGCTGGCGCCGCTTGCCCAGGCGGCGATTTCTCCGAAGATTACAGCTCCGGTAAAGGCGTTTTATGTGCAACGTGGGTCGAAGGTGAAGGCCGGACAGTTGCTGGCGGTTCTCGAAAATCGTGACCTGGCCGCACAGGCGTTGGATAACAAGGGACAATTTACGGCGGCGGAAGCAAGCTATGCGATGCAGACGCAGGCACAGGTTCCTGAAGATTATGCCAAGGCGGAGCTGGATGTAGCGCAGGCAAAGGCGCAGTTGCACCTGCAGCAGGAGATTGCAGCGTCGCGCAAGAAGTTGTTTGAGCAAGGCGCGATTGCCGGAAGAGACTATGACACTGCCGTTGCAGCGGTCGCGCAGGCCCAGGCGGCCTACGATACAGCGAGCAATCATCTGCTGTCGTTGAAGAAAGTAAGCAGGGAAGCGACATTGCAGCTTGCACAGGGGCAGCTGGCATCGGCCCGAGGAAAGTACGAGGCAGCCGAAGCCCAGGTGGCGTACTCGGAGATTCGCAGTCCTATCGCCGGTGTCGTCACGGACAGGCCACTGTTTCCGGGTGAGACGGTGGCCTCAGGCTCGACGCTGATTACCGTGATGGATACCTCTGCGCTTTTGGCAAAAGTTCACCTGTCGCAGGCTATGGTGCAACGGCTTTCTATGGGAGACGAGGCGAAGGTGCTGGTGCCTGGTGCCGAAGAGCCTGTTGCCGGCAAGGTCGTGCTGATCAGTCCCGCACTGGACCCTGGCAGTACGACGGTCGAGGTCTGGCTGAAGGTGAATAACCGAGATGGAAGCTTGAAGGCGGGAACGCCAGTTCAGATTTCGATTGCGGGAAAAACGATCCCGAAGGCAGTCAAAGTTCCTTCCTCGTCGATCCTTACGGCGGAAGATGGCTCGAAGTCGGTGATGGTGGTGACTTCGGAAGGAATGGCGCACAGAGTCCATGTCGAGACGGGGATCAGCGATGGGGATGAGGTTCAGGTTACGCAGGGCCTGAACGGCAGCGAAGTCGTGATTACCGGCGGAGCATATGGACTGGATGAAGGGACGAAGGTAAAGATAGGCAAGCCAGAGGACGAAGGAGAAGAGAAGTGA
- a CDS encoding efflux RND transporter permease subunit, with translation MDRSHREESEKPFWLVRFRDPIFFFLIVLAVVGIYAARQVPISVFPETNFPRVVIGIDNGVMPVEQMQVTITKPIEDAVNSVPGLATVRSTTSRGSAEVSLFFDWNADMYRTLQLVDAALSKVRQTLPATAVITTNRLTFATFPILGYSLTSDRLSQTQLWELATYQLKPPINRVPGVSIVTVQGGKVPEFHIVPNLAKMQTAGITVMDLVNAVQASNIIDSPGLYEANHQLILGLVGSQAHDADELGQLVVKTTAGGTPVRIADVAAIKPGVQPVYTTVTADKKLAVLLNIARQPSSNTVAVADAVSAEMKRLEKTLPPGVELKPYYDQSELVRESIRSVRDAILIGLFLACVILFLFLRDWTSSLVAGLVIPITVAITIVFLWMIGESFNLMTLGGLAAAIGLVIDDAIVVVENIVLHRDHGESRAEAARLALKEILAPLVGSTITPVVVFLPLISVTGVTGSFFRALAVTMTAALLTSLMLALTWTPALSLVLLREGKDGPAEREEHGRMMTKIFSWHKKTLSWALAHPLMLFGLCGVLVAGTYVGYQSLGSDLLPEMDEGGFVLDYIMPAGSSLTETNRVLEHVDRILHSIPEVESTSRRTGLQMGLAAVTEANTGDFTVKLKDKRERGIDEVIADVRAQIGKTEPELDIEIVQVLQDMINDLSNAPEPIQIKLFASDPALLSALAPRVGDAISKIPGVVSVENGIENTISGPATNFQVDPIVAGRMGFTTQEVAEDATSILDGVTPTDPLIANGRPYTIRVRLGDETRRSLDTIENTVFNSATGRLATLGALAQITHLPPQNQIRRENLQRLVVVTAQLQGSDLGSAISRVQGTVNAMHLPPSIRVEYGGTYQEQQRSFRQLLQVLVISMALVFGVLLAEFRNFSAPIAILTSSVLSVAGVVFALLATGISFNVASFMGLIMVVGIVAKNGILLLDADERYRKEGVSAREAMLHAAQRRLRPILMTATAAICGMIPLAFALGAGSQMLQPLAVAVIGGLVVSMVLSLIVTPVVYYLLTSRQHVNESEEFSTVSHN, from the coding sequence ATGGATCGCTCGCATAGAGAAGAGAGCGAGAAGCCATTCTGGCTGGTGCGCTTCCGGGATCCGATCTTTTTCTTCCTTATTGTTCTTGCGGTGGTGGGGATCTATGCAGCACGGCAGGTTCCGATCTCTGTGTTTCCGGAGACAAACTTTCCGCGTGTCGTGATTGGCATCGATAACGGTGTGATGCCGGTTGAGCAGATGCAGGTCACGATTACCAAGCCCATTGAAGATGCAGTCAATTCGGTTCCAGGGCTGGCGACGGTGCGCTCGACGACAAGCCGCGGTTCGGCGGAGGTAAGTCTCTTCTTCGACTGGAACGCCGATATGTATCGGACGCTCCAATTGGTCGACGCTGCCCTGAGCAAGGTGCGGCAGACGCTGCCTGCGACCGCCGTCATTACGACGAACCGTCTGACCTTTGCGACGTTTCCGATTCTGGGGTACAGCCTGACTTCGGATCGTCTGTCGCAGACACAGCTTTGGGAACTGGCGACCTATCAGTTGAAGCCTCCGATCAATCGGGTGCCGGGGGTGAGTATTGTGACGGTGCAGGGCGGGAAGGTCCCGGAGTTCCACATCGTTCCGAACCTGGCGAAGATGCAGACCGCGGGTATTACCGTGATGGATCTGGTCAACGCGGTTCAGGCATCGAACATCATTGATTCGCCCGGCCTATACGAAGCGAACCATCAGCTGATTCTTGGGCTGGTAGGATCGCAGGCGCATGACGCCGATGAATTGGGGCAGCTTGTTGTCAAAACGACCGCAGGGGGAACGCCAGTCCGCATTGCAGACGTAGCGGCGATCAAGCCGGGGGTGCAGCCGGTCTACACGACCGTAACAGCGGACAAGAAGCTGGCGGTGTTGCTGAACATTGCGCGGCAACCTTCGAGCAATACGGTTGCGGTCGCCGATGCGGTTTCGGCGGAGATGAAGCGGCTGGAAAAGACATTGCCACCAGGGGTGGAGCTTAAGCCGTATTACGATCAGTCGGAGCTTGTTCGCGAGAGCATTCGAAGCGTGCGGGATGCAATTCTGATAGGGCTTTTTCTTGCATGCGTTATCCTGTTTCTCTTTTTGCGAGACTGGACCTCATCCCTCGTTGCCGGCCTTGTCATTCCCATTACGGTTGCGATCACCATCGTTTTCCTCTGGATGATCGGCGAGAGCTTCAACCTGATGACGCTGGGTGGACTGGCGGCGGCGATCGGTCTGGTCATCGACGATGCGATCGTGGTGGTCGAAAATATTGTGCTCCATCGCGATCATGGAGAATCGCGTGCAGAGGCAGCGCGTTTGGCACTAAAGGAGATCCTAGCGCCGCTGGTGGGTTCTACCATTACGCCGGTGGTAGTGTTTCTCCCCCTGATCTCGGTGACGGGAGTGACGGGGAGCTTCTTCCGGGCGCTTGCCGTTACGATGACAGCGGCGTTGCTGACGTCGCTGATGCTTGCGCTGACGTGGACACCTGCGCTGAGCCTTGTGCTGCTTCGTGAAGGGAAAGATGGTCCAGCGGAGCGCGAAGAGCATGGCCGGATGATGACGAAGATATTTTCATGGCATAAGAAGACTCTTTCGTGGGCCCTTGCACATCCGTTGATGCTGTTCGGTCTTTGCGGCGTCCTGGTGGCTGGCACGTATGTTGGGTATCAGTCGCTTGGATCGGACCTGCTGCCGGAGATGGACGAAGGAGGCTTTGTCCTGGACTACATCATGCCGGCGGGTAGCTCACTGACCGAGACAAATCGAGTGCTGGAACATGTGGACAGGATTCTCCATTCGATACCCGAGGTGGAGAGCACGTCACGCCGCACCGGGCTGCAGATGGGATTGGCCGCAGTGACCGAGGCCAATACAGGCGACTTTACGGTTAAGTTGAAGGATAAGAGAGAGCGCGGGATCGACGAGGTGATTGCCGATGTTCGCGCGCAAATCGGAAAGACCGAACCTGAGCTGGATATTGAAATTGTCCAGGTGCTGCAGGACATGATCAACGATCTTTCAAACGCGCCGGAGCCTATCCAAATCAAGCTGTTTGCAAGTGACCCTGCACTGCTTTCCGCGCTTGCACCGCGTGTGGGCGATGCAATCAGCAAGATTCCAGGGGTGGTGAGCGTCGAGAATGGCATTGAAAACACTATCAGCGGGCCAGCGACAAACTTTCAGGTCGATCCAATTGTTGCGGGCCGGATGGGCTTTACCACGCAAGAGGTGGCTGAAGATGCCACTTCCATTCTGGATGGTGTGACCCCGACTGATCCGCTGATTGCGAACGGTCGACCATACACGATTCGCGTGCGGCTGGGAGATGAGACGAGGAGATCGTTGGATACGATTGAAAATACCGTGTTCAACAGTGCGACGGGAAGGCTGGCGACGCTTGGAGCACTTGCCCAGATCACGCATCTACCTCCGCAGAATCAGATCCGCCGTGAAAACCTGCAGCGACTGGTTGTAGTCACAGCGCAGCTACAGGGCTCGGATCTGGGAAGCGCCATTTCCAGAGTGCAGGGCACGGTGAACGCGATGCATCTGCCGCCAAGCATCCGAGTAGAGTATGGCGGGACCTATCAGGAGCAACAGCGATCTTTCCGGCAACTGCTGCAGGTGTTGGTGATCTCCATGGCATTGGTATTTGGGGTACTGCTGGCTGAGTTTCGTAATTTCTCAGCACCTATTGCGATTCTTACGTCGTCGGTGCTCTCGGTGGCAGGTGTAGTATTTGCTCTTCTGGCGACAGGAATATCGTTCAATGTCGCCTCATTTATGGGCCTGATCATGGTGGTCGGGATCGTGGCCAAAAACGGAATTCTGCTGCTGGATGCGGACGAACGATACCGCAAGGAAGGAGTGTCGGCCCGTGAGGCGATGCTTCATGCTGCACAGCGCCGCTTGCGGCCGATTCTGATGACTGCTACAGCGGCAATATGCGGCATGATTCCGCTGGCATTTGCATTGGGAGCAGGATCACAGATGCTGCAGCCTCTGGCGGTGGCAGTGATTGGTGGTCTGGTTGTCTCCATGGTGTTGAGCCTGATTGTTACGCCGGTCGTGTACTACTTATTGACCTCGCGTCAGCACGTTAATGAGTCGGAGGAGTTCTCTACGGTATCTCACAACTGA
- a CDS encoding FadR/GntR family transcriptional regulator produces the protein MRRTVGRPSDLELAETLNSANKDSVTRLLILRFQEMLREGILTQGARLPPERELAAHFNVARSSLRQALKVLEIMGVITQKVGDGSYLNTDTSAVLAVPMEFLFLLDDTSVEELTELRLLVEPGLARFAAQRSTADDIALLRKSIKDLESSSNDKLKLVSSDLLFHRAIFQASKNRTASSLFQTIHRAMAKMILVTSQLVELEHTLSFHKPIMRAIEKRDGEEAAKLMADHLKDATALLIREQARQQEALMHESIAQTQRPVRRKLSKSKR, from the coding sequence ATGCGACGTACCGTTGGCAGGCCCTCGGATCTGGAACTGGCAGAAACGCTTAATTCGGCCAACAAGGACAGCGTTACTCGGCTTCTCATCCTCCGTTTCCAGGAGATGTTGCGAGAAGGAATCCTCACCCAAGGCGCCAGGCTTCCACCCGAACGCGAGCTTGCGGCCCACTTCAATGTCGCCCGCTCTTCCTTGCGACAGGCGCTCAAGGTTCTCGAGATCATGGGCGTCATCACCCAGAAGGTAGGCGATGGAAGCTATCTCAACACGGATACCTCCGCCGTGCTCGCTGTGCCAATGGAGTTTTTGTTTCTTCTCGACGACACCTCTGTAGAAGAACTGACAGAGTTGCGGCTGCTGGTCGAACCTGGACTCGCTCGTTTTGCAGCACAGCGATCCACCGCCGACGATATTGCCCTGCTACGCAAATCCATCAAAGACCTGGAATCTAGCTCGAACGACAAGCTGAAACTGGTCTCCTCCGATCTGCTTTTTCATCGTGCAATCTTTCAGGCCTCCAAAAACCGCACCGCGAGCAGTCTCTTTCAGACCATTCACCGGGCGATGGCAAAGATGATCCTTGTCACCTCGCAGCTTGTCGAGCTTGAACACACGCTTTCGTTCCACAAGCCCATCATGCGCGCCATCGAAAAACGTGATGGTGAAGAGGCCGCAAAGTTGATGGCCGATCATCTCAAAGACGCAACCGCTCTCCTCATTCGCGAGCAGGCCAGGCAGCAGGAAGCCCTGATGCACGAGAGCATCGCTCAGACGCAGAGGCCCGTAAGAAGAAAGCTTTCAAAGTCCAAAAGATGA
- a CDS encoding carboxypeptidase-like regulatory domain-containing protein has product MAQVEQGRFVGHIQDPTGAAVAGAAVEATNLATNIVQRAQSNGGGDFVITPVLAGNYVLTVTATGFQKATTKTIEVQVGQIVRQDVTLPIGTANTTVEVTSSAPLLATDSATSGQVISNRQLTELPVNGRGFYRLAQLTPGAALLPPTGNSLAIRPEVVNGNVISGIRGSATSFLMDGVDVSEQHQGGTFIQTSIDALQEFSVQQSPYSAEYNRGGAFFNATTKSGTNRYHGVLFEFLRNEIFDARNYFALKRQILKRNQFGGNIGGPLSIPRLYDGKDRTFFFFNFEAQRLRTGLVNNIIVPSAKQRAGDFSELSRTIYDRSNLVNGVPQPFPGNIIPASRLSPQALAILKYIPQQNTSTGTFASAPSQAIDWNQYVVRLDHQITPKHRLFARWVYVQQKEVDPNASPLLGQANLTSWGQDIAVGVISNVGNTMVNEVRAHFLPSHVRLLAFLQGPDWNSRFGVAGFSDLLRTGVGGAFPDYAWSGYTSIQGSGFDQRPKSQDRKAFEGTDNFTILKGRQAIKFGVLFRYYQWLGYDSGNFAGGFTFNGNATGNNSTNGDAYADFLLGYPSAVARSYPAANFGGEGLYKQFFVQDDYRVTDRLTLNMGLRYEYSPWLDGYKGQVGTFDPTQAKPIIVSGSGPVPDLTAQPAAPSAYQYFGKYIQTSSEAHLPLNLTYPDKLQFAPRVGLSYAMDSKTVLRAGFGMFYEPEGTSGRVNLNILPYRLAETINQTQNVTPTRTLENYFLGSALGSATSTPSLAPTRVHLRMGRNLHYSMNIQHQFSEHDVLEIGYVGNRGLHLSSSNDANVPLTPGPGAIQARRPYPLWSGITYQTQDMSNKYHSLQAKLEHRFSYGFSALVAYTWSKVMQYNQASALGGNTAYEYARAPFDVPQNFAFSGSYQLPVGRNRKYLNNTNSFVNAVIGGWQAQTILVVRSGTPYTPVVSSDRANTGVGSQRPNINPAGCTAGFERTLKTWFDKSCYKVADVYTYGQVRANTLRAGTYNQFDGSVFKNFAMPHESTLSFRAEFFNFPNTVSFNAPNATVDANAGGQVTSTSNTQRSIQFAVKYNF; this is encoded by the coding sequence ATGGCGCAAGTCGAGCAGGGCCGATTCGTCGGACATATTCAGGATCCAACGGGCGCTGCCGTTGCAGGCGCCGCCGTGGAGGCGACCAATCTGGCCACGAACATCGTTCAGCGTGCACAGAGCAATGGAGGCGGTGATTTTGTGATCACGCCTGTGCTCGCGGGGAACTACGTTCTGACAGTTACCGCAACGGGATTTCAGAAGGCGACTACCAAGACGATTGAAGTACAGGTAGGCCAAATCGTACGACAGGACGTGACACTCCCTATTGGTACTGCCAATACAACGGTAGAAGTGACCTCCTCCGCGCCCTTGCTGGCTACGGATTCGGCGACCTCTGGACAGGTGATCAGCAACAGGCAGCTGACGGAGCTTCCGGTGAACGGGCGCGGGTTCTACAGGCTGGCGCAGCTTACTCCGGGTGCGGCGCTTTTGCCTCCCACGGGAAATTCGCTGGCGATTCGTCCGGAGGTTGTGAATGGCAATGTGATCAGCGGCATACGAGGTTCAGCGACGTCTTTTCTGATGGATGGCGTGGATGTGAGTGAGCAGCACCAGGGCGGAACGTTTATACAGACCTCGATCGACGCTCTCCAGGAGTTTTCTGTGCAACAGAGCCCCTATTCTGCGGAGTACAACCGCGGTGGGGCGTTTTTCAACGCTACAACGAAGTCTGGTACAAACCGCTACCATGGCGTTTTGTTTGAGTTTCTGCGCAATGAGATCTTCGATGCGCGCAACTACTTCGCATTAAAGCGGCAGATATTGAAGAGAAATCAGTTTGGCGGCAACATTGGAGGACCGCTTTCTATCCCGAGGCTCTACGACGGCAAAGACCGCACCTTCTTTTTCTTCAACTTTGAGGCGCAGCGGCTGCGGACCGGACTGGTAAACAACATCATTGTGCCTTCGGCGAAACAGCGTGCCGGTGACTTTTCAGAGTTGTCGCGCACGATCTACGACCGCAGCAATCTTGTGAACGGGGTGCCGCAGCCTTTTCCGGGCAACATCATTCCGGCCAGCCGACTCTCTCCGCAAGCCCTTGCGATTCTGAAATATATTCCGCAGCAGAATACCTCGACAGGAACATTCGCAAGCGCGCCGTCACAGGCGATCGACTGGAACCAGTATGTGGTGCGTCTTGATCATCAGATCACCCCCAAGCACAGGCTGTTTGCGCGCTGGGTTTACGTACAGCAGAAGGAGGTCGATCCAAATGCATCTCCCCTGCTGGGCCAAGCGAATCTCACCTCGTGGGGACAGGATATTGCCGTTGGTGTGATCTCGAACGTAGGCAACACGATGGTCAATGAGGTGCGGGCGCACTTTCTTCCGAGTCACGTGCGGCTGCTGGCATTTCTGCAGGGACCTGATTGGAACAGCCGCTTTGGGGTAGCCGGCTTCAGCGACCTGCTTCGCACGGGAGTTGGCGGGGCGTTTCCGGATTACGCGTGGAGCGGATATACCTCCATTCAGGGTTCGGGTTTCGACCAGCGTCCGAAGTCTCAGGACCGCAAGGCGTTTGAGGGAACGGACAACTTCACCATTCTGAAGGGAAGACAGGCGATCAAGTTCGGCGTGCTGTTTCGCTACTACCAGTGGTTGGGATATGACAGCGGAAACTTTGCAGGCGGCTTCACCTTCAACGGCAATGCCACTGGAAACAACAGTACCAACGGCGACGCCTACGCAGATTTTCTGCTGGGATATCCATCTGCAGTCGCCCGTTCTTATCCGGCCGCTAATTTTGGCGGGGAAGGGCTCTATAAGCAGTTCTTTGTCCAGGACGATTATCGTGTCACCGATCGCCTGACCCTCAACATGGGCCTTCGTTATGAATACTCGCCGTGGTTGGATGGATATAAGGGACAGGTCGGAACGTTCGATCCAACACAGGCGAAGCCGATCATTGTTTCGGGATCGGGGCCTGTTCCGGATCTGACAGCGCAGCCTGCGGCTCCGTCTGCGTATCAGTATTTCGGGAAATACATCCAGACGAGCAGCGAGGCACATCTTCCGCTCAACCTGACTTACCCGGACAAGCTGCAGTTTGCACCCCGCGTGGGACTGTCCTATGCGATGGATTCAAAGACGGTTCTTCGAGCGGGTTTTGGAATGTTTTATGAGCCGGAGGGGACAAGCGGCCGCGTCAATCTGAACATCCTGCCGTATCGATTGGCAGAGACGATCAATCAGACCCAGAATGTCACTCCGACGCGCACACTCGAGAACTACTTTCTTGGGTCGGCGCTGGGATCTGCAACTTCCACGCCGTCTCTCGCGCCGACGCGCGTGCACCTGCGGATGGGGCGGAACCTTCATTACAGCATGAATATTCAGCATCAATTTTCAGAACACGATGTGTTGGAAATCGGCTACGTAGGGAACCGTGGCCTACATTTGAGCAGCTCGAACGATGCGAATGTACCGCTGACACCTGGGCCAGGAGCCATCCAGGCGCGCCGTCCCTATCCGCTATGGAGCGGCATTACTTATCAGACCCAGGATATGTCGAACAAATATCATTCGTTGCAGGCGAAGCTGGAGCACCGTTTCAGCTACGGCTTCAGCGCTTTGGTGGCCTACACGTGGTCCAAGGTGATGCAGTATAACCAGGCGTCTGCACTCGGTGGAAATACAGCATATGAGTATGCGCGCGCTCCGTTTGACGTGCCGCAGAACTTTGCGTTCAGTGGAAGCTATCAGCTTCCAGTCGGTCGAAATCGCAAGTACCTGAACAACACCAATAGCTTCGTCAATGCAGTCATCGGTGGATGGCAGGCACAGACGATTCTGGTGGTGAGGAGCGGAACGCCTTATACGCCGGTAGTTTCCTCTGACCGTGCCAATACGGGCGTTGGTTCGCAGCGTCCCAATATAAACCCGGCAGGCTGCACTGCAGGCTTTGAGCGGACCCTGAAGACCTGGTTTGATAAGAGCTGCTATAAGGTCGCGGATGTCTATACCTACGGACAGGTGAGAGCGAATACTTTACGCGCGGGCACTTATAACCAGTTCGATGGCTCTGTCTTCAAGAACTTTGCCATGCCCCACGAGAGCACGCTTTCCTTCCGTGCCGAGTTCTTTAATTTCCCCAATACAGTTTCCTTCAACGCTCCGAATGCTACGGTGGATGCGAATGCCGGAGGGCAGGTAACCAGCACGTCCAATACGCAGCGTTCGATTCAGTTCGCGGTCAAATATAACTTCTAA
- a CDS encoding beta-xylosidase, producing MTTTKGYLLGTVLMAAVQVAQAQGVIPPAPAASTESPATITVNFSDKVGPYKPIYSWFGYDEANYTTMRNGKALLRELHDLSPVPVHIRAHHLLTSGDGKAELKFSSTNVYREDASGKPIYDFTILDGIFDEYKAAGVRPMVEFGFMPKDLAADLPDRKVPYQVHYPKSTISGASNNPPKDYKKWGDLIRAVTAHLVERYGRDVVSQWYFEVWNEPDINYWHSTAEDYWKLYDYAAANVKAALPTARVGGPATTSPSNQKAYNYLKGFLDHVQSGKSLADGKAIPLDFISFHAKGRPTIIDTRVTMGIKHELDDADRGFFLISQYPKYRNLPIIISEADPEGCAACSSRVNPANNYRNGTLYPAYTATAFKALFDLQDRHKVNLISMLSWSFEFEDKDYFEGFRSLSTNGISKPVLNLFRMLGLMSGTRVATRSDEGVPLDTLLSTGVRDKADVDALATVDVHKAAVLLWNYHDADKTAAATPTTIELTGLPASATRVLIEHFRIDDTHSNAYTVWKAMGSPQQPTTEQYEQLKAQAGLQLLTSPAWMDVTGGKLTLKTELPRQGISLVKITW from the coding sequence ATGACTACGACCAAGGGATATTTGCTGGGCACGGTGCTGATGGCCGCGGTTCAGGTGGCGCAGGCGCAGGGGGTAATTCCTCCGGCTCCCGCTGCTTCGACGGAGTCGCCAGCGACGATTACGGTCAACTTTTCCGACAAGGTGGGGCCTTATAAACCGATCTATAGCTGGTTTGGCTATGATGAGGCAAACTACACGACGATGCGGAATGGAAAGGCTCTGCTGCGAGAGCTGCATGATCTGAGCCCAGTACCGGTCCACATACGGGCTCATCATCTCCTGACTTCTGGAGATGGGAAGGCGGAGCTCAAGTTCAGCTCGACCAATGTGTATCGCGAGGATGCATCTGGTAAGCCGATCTACGATTTTACGATTCTCGATGGAATCTTTGACGAGTACAAGGCAGCAGGGGTTCGACCGATGGTGGAGTTCGGATTTATGCCAAAAGACCTTGCTGCTGATCTACCAGATCGGAAAGTGCCTTACCAGGTGCATTATCCGAAGAGCACGATCAGCGGGGCGTCGAATAATCCTCCGAAGGACTATAAGAAGTGGGGAGATCTGATTCGCGCCGTCACAGCGCACCTGGTGGAACGTTATGGCCGAGATGTGGTATCGCAGTGGTATTTCGAAGTGTGGAATGAGCCGGATATCAACTACTGGCATTCGACGGCTGAAGACTATTGGAAGCTGTATGACTATGCGGCAGCGAATGTAAAGGCTGCACTGCCGACAGCGCGGGTTGGCGGCCCGGCAACAACGAGTCCTTCCAACCAGAAAGCCTATAACTACCTAAAGGGATTTCTGGATCATGTACAGAGTGGTAAGAGCCTGGCCGATGGCAAGGCAATCCCGCTGGATTTCATCTCGTTTCATGCAAAAGGCAGGCCAACCATTATCGACACACGTGTGACAATGGGCATCAAGCATGAGCTGGACGATGCCGATCGGGGATTCTTCCTCATTTCGCAGTATCCGAAGTATCGCAATCTTCCGATCATCATCAGCGAGGCAGATCCTGAAGGATGCGCAGCCTGTTCATCGCGCGTAAATCCGGCAAACAACTATCGCAATGGAACCTTGTATCCTGCCTACACCGCGACAGCGTTTAAGGCCTTGTTCGACCTGCAGGATCGACACAAGGTCAATCTGATCTCGATGCTCAGCTGGTCCTTTGAGTTTGAAGATAAAGACTATTTCGAGGGGTTTCGGTCGCTTTCAACGAATGGCATCAGTAAGCCCGTCCTGAATCTATTCCGAATGCTGGGATTGATGAGTGGAACCCGTGTGGCCACCCGAAGCGATGAAGGTGTTCCGTTGGATACGCTGTTATCCACTGGCGTTCGAGATAAGGCCGATGTCGATGCCCTGGCCACAGTTGATGTCCACAAGGCTGCGGTTCTTCTGTGGAACTACCACGATGCCGATAAGACAGCCGCGGCCACGCCGACAACGATTGAACTTACGGGGCTGCCTGCCAGCGCAACACGTGTGCTTATCGAACATTTCCGCATCGATGACACGCATAGCAATGCCTACACGGTATGGAAGGCGATGGGTTCGCCGCAGCAGCCGACGACAGAGCAATATGAACAACTGAAGGCACAGGCAGGACTACAGCTGCTGACCTCGCCAGCCTGGATGGACGTTACCGGTGGAAAGTTGACGCTGAAGACGGAACTGCCGCGGCAAGGCATCTCGCTCGTGAAAATTACATGGTGA